The Candidatus Kryptonium sp. genome contains a region encoding:
- a CDS encoding sodium:solute symporter, with product MNTWLSVIPPLSAIILALITKQVYTSLFIGIWLGWTILSDFNPIVGLASSIDGIINVFKEPSNTRVIIFSALVGALIALMQRSGGVHGFVNLVSNRGFINSRRKAQLFAWAIGMSIFVESSITSLVTGTVSRPIFDKLKISREKLAYICDSTSAPVCIMIPLNAWGAYVIGLLTQVGVTNEISLFISALPLNFYAIFAILLVLFIALTGFDFGPMKKAELRALHEGKVIADGAIPLIADDVLNILPKPTANPKARNMIIPILTMILMMPIGLYITGNGNIANGSGSTSVLWAVMASIFVAGILYKSQKILSIRETIELTLKGMGGLIPLAVLMTFAFAIGAVCKELKTGEYVAYVTSKFIDPALLPALIFLTSSFISFATGTSWGTFAIMMPIAVPAGIALDSNLSIIVASVLSGGVFGDHCSPISDTTIVSSMASACDHIDHVKTQLPYAITAGLLALIFFVIFGFILN from the coding sequence TAATCCTATTGTTGGTCTTGCAAGCTCAATTGATGGGATAATAAATGTTTTCAAAGAACCGAGCAATACACGAGTTATAATTTTTAGTGCGCTTGTTGGTGCTTTGATCGCTTTGATGCAAAGATCTGGAGGAGTCCACGGCTTTGTAAATTTAGTTTCAAATCGTGGGTTCATAAATTCACGAAGGAAGGCACAGCTTTTCGCCTGGGCTATCGGAATGAGCATATTTGTTGAATCAAGCATCACATCTCTTGTCACTGGGACGGTTTCGCGACCAATTTTTGATAAACTTAAAATCTCAAGAGAAAAACTTGCGTATATCTGCGATTCAACCTCCGCTCCCGTTTGTATCATGATACCACTTAACGCATGGGGAGCATATGTGATTGGATTGTTAACTCAAGTTGGTGTTACAAACGAAATTTCACTATTCATTTCGGCACTCCCTTTAAACTTTTATGCCATATTTGCTATACTTTTGGTTTTATTTATCGCATTGACAGGTTTTGATTTCGGTCCGATGAAAAAAGCAGAGCTAAGAGCGCTCCACGAAGGCAAAGTTATAGCTGATGGCGCAATACCACTTATCGCAGACGATGTTCTTAACATTTTACCTAAGCCAACTGCAAATCCAAAAGCAAGAAATATGATCATCCCCATTTTAACGATGATCTTGATGATGCCAATCGGACTTTATATTACTGGAAATGGAAACATTGCAAATGGTTCTGGTTCAACATCTGTTCTTTGGGCTGTTATGGCTTCAATTTTTGTTGCAGGTATACTTTACAAATCTCAAAAAATATTATCAATCCGCGAAACAATTGAACTTACTCTCAAAGGTATGGGTGGCTTAATCCCGCTTGCTGTTTTGATGACATTTGCTTTCGCAATAGGTGCTGTATGCAAAGAATTGAAAACGGGTGAATATGTCGCATATGTCACGAGTAAATTTATAGATCCTGCGCTTTTACCTGCCTTGATCTTTTTGACTTCATCTTTTATCTCATTTGCAACTGGAACAAGTTGGGGAACTTTTGCCATAATGATGCCTATCGCAGTCCCAGCAGGGATAGCTCTTGATTCAAATTTATCAATTATTGTTGCAAGTGTTTTAAGTGGCGGCGTTTTTGGAGATCACTGTTCACCGATTTCGGATACAACGATAGTTTCATCAATGGCATCTGCTTGTGACCATATTGATCATGTCAAAACACAATTACCTTACGCAATTACTGCTGGCTTACTTGCCTTGATTTTCTTCGTAATTTTCGGTTTCATCTTAAACTAA